The genomic segment ATCCATACCACTCCAATTACTAGCTTACCACACTGCAGTATTAAGGGGTTATGACCCTGATAAGCCAAGGAACCTGGCTAAGACAGTTACCGTGGAGTAGCTTAAGGAGGCGTAATATTATTAAGACTTAAGCAGCTTAATGCGTAATGAAGGGGAGTCTAATAGGAGTGGTCTTTGCACCTAATGGAGGTGAATTAAGAAGCTTAAGTAATGAACCTAAACCCATGGTTAACGTTATGGGTAAGCCTCTTCTAATCCACGTTGCGGATAATTTAAGGTCAATTGGCGCTCTTAGAGTCATCGCGGCTGTTGAAGATAATGTTAATGTCGAGGGGGTTGAATTAAGTAGGTTAAGCAATGACTACTGGGGTACATTAAAGCTAATCATTAAGGAGACCCCAAGGGGATCCACTGTAGTATTCTCCTCAACGGAGTATTACGTACCAAGGGAAGCCTACGAGGCCCTACTTAACACACACTTATCAATGGGCTATGACGCAACAATGCTTGTTACAGCAGTTGAGGATACCTCCAGTGGAGTAGTGGTTCACGTTAATAGTGAGGGTAGGGTTACGGGCCTAAGCAGAGGCATGGGGCCTGGTTACCTATTCCTAAACCTAATGGTGATTGAACGCAACGTATTTGAAGATTATGGTGAGTTAAACTGGGGTAGCATTAAGGCTGGTGTCCACCTGTGGAATGGCTGGTTCACTAGGGTTAACTCACCGTGGAGTTTACTTGACTTAACCAGGAACCTGCTTTCAGGCTTAAGGGAATCCACAATATCCACTAAGGCTAGGATATCACCGAAGGCATCAATAGAGGGCTTAGTGGTGATTGATGATGATGCTGTACTTGACCATAACTGCACACTAAGGGGACCAGTGTACGTTGGTAAGGGGGCTTACGTGGGTACTGGGGCCTTACTTAGGAACCACACCTCCATTGAAGAGGGAGCGGTAATAGGCGCTAACGCTGAGGTAACTGAATCACTGGTGGGGCCTAGGGCAACTGTGGGCAGGGGGTCATTCATAGGTGCATCATTAATAGGCCCAAGGGCTGTCGTGGAGCCAGGTGTCGTAACTTTAACAACAACAGTGGATAGGAAAATTGGGGCAGTAATAGGTGGAGGTGCTAGGGTTGGTGCTAATAGCGTCATTAAGCCAGGTAGTGTGGTTAAGCCGAGTGAATTAATTAACCCTCTAACGTACTATGGTTAAGGAACCCTTAAGTATACTTCGGTTCACTTAACTACCTCAACGCAGGCACGCAGTTGTTAAAATCCCTAAAGCCAAATGCGTTACCCGTGAGCAGTATTGGAGTAGTCTTCAGGGTAACCACCTTCGGTGAGAGTCATGGACCAGCGGTGGGTGTGGTCATAGATGGTGTCCCTGCGGGTATTCAGTTGAATGAGGATTACATTAGGAGGGAACTTAATAGGAGGAGGTTCTGCCACATACCTGTCTTAAACCCAAGGTGTGAGGATGAGGATTTTCAAATACTTTCAGGGATTAAGGATGGGTTAACCACAGGTACGCCTATAGCAATAGTGGTGTGGAATAAGAGGGCTGTGTCGAATTACTACATGGATATTTGGATGAAGCCAAGGCCAGGTCATGCTGACTTAGCCTGGTACCTGAAGTTCGGTAAGCTATACGACTTCAGGGGTGGGGGTAGGGCAAGTGGTAGGGAGACTGTTGCAAGGATTGCTGCTGGGGCTGTGGCTAAGGCGATACTTAAGCAAACTATTGATGTTGATGTTTCAAGTCACTTAATTGAACTTGGGGGTGTATCCATTAGTAGGGATGATTACACGTTCAATGATGTTGCTAAGTCCTGGGAAAAACCCCTACCAATGATTGATGATGA from the Caldivirga maquilingensis IC-167 genome contains:
- a CDS encoding NDP-sugar synthase, whose translation is MKGSLIGVVFAPNGGELRSLSNEPKPMVNVMGKPLLIHVADNLRSIGALRVIAAVEDNVNVEGVELSRLSNDYWGTLKLIIKETPRGSTVVFSSTEYYVPREAYEALLNTHLSMGYDATMLVTAVEDTSSGVVVHVNSEGRVTGLSRGMGPGYLFLNLMVIERNVFEDYGELNWGSIKAGVHLWNGWFTRVNSPWSLLDLTRNLLSGLRESTISTKARISPKASIEGLVVIDDDAVLDHNCTLRGPVYVGKGAYVGTGALLRNHTSIEEGAVIGANAEVTESLVGPRATVGRGSFIGASLIGPRAVVEPGVVTLTTTVDRKIGAVIGGGARVGANSVIKPGSVVKPSELINPLTYYG
- the aroC gene encoding chorismate synthase, encoding MSSIGVVFRVTTFGESHGPAVGVVIDGVPAGIQLNEDYIRRELNRRRFCHIPVLNPRCEDEDFQILSGIKDGLTTGTPIAIVVWNKRAVSNYYMDIWMKPRPGHADLAWYLKFGKLYDFRGGGRASGRETVARIAAGAVAKAILKQTIDVDVSSHLIELGGVSISRDDYTFNDVAKSWEKPLPMIDDEAIEKAIKVLINAATEGDSVGGIGEVLTTEVPPGLGEPVFDKLKADLAKAVMSIPSTTGIEFGLGFKLARMRGSEANDQIVLRNGKPRLETNRVGGMLGGMSIGEPIRFRVAFKPTPSIRRPQRTVDLEKITETTITFTGRYDISTAPKAILAAEAMTAIILVDHAIRAGLIPRIIRK